From the genome of Toxoplasma gondii ME49 chromosome XII, whole genome shotgun sequence:
AGAGACGGTGTACACGCATTTATGTGTTGAGTCGCTGCGCTTCTTCGATTCTTCGCTTACGTCGCCAATTTCACAGAGTTCCTCCAGAAACACTCACTTGCGCACTTGCGTGCACTGGATTGCATGCACTGTTTCGCGTGGACCACAGACGGGTGTGAATGCCGCAGGCACCTTTCACGAGCTACGTCCTACTCCACGAGCTCTGGTGGAGTTTCTccttggagagaagagacaaagaccgGAACTGCCTCCACAAAGCGAACTTTTTTTCAAACGTGTAACACCGCACCCGCAGACGACACCGTGCATGCGGTAGCCACACAGACGCCAAGAGATGCCCATCCGTATGCGAGCAAAGACTTATGTACACATTTAGGAAGACGTCGGCAGTCGTTTGTGAGCAGAGACCCGAGCAAACGTTGTGTATGTGTGCGCATGCGTTCACGCGGGCAGACGTATGTTTTCGCGGCGGTCGCCTACGGCCTCTCCGCTTGTCAAAAAAAGCACGGGAATGAACCGTGGAGTtatgcagagacacaaaaagcaCGGAAACGCGGTGTTGACTCAAAAATAATTCTCGACTCCTCCATCGGTCGCCCCGACGCTCATCCGCGAACGTGTATGAAAATACAGAGCCACGGATTGAAAATGTAGAAGAATACCAGTACCATAAGCAAACATGGGGGCAGGGATGTGCACATATCCACGAACTTGCGAGACTCCGTTCGGGTGCCGGGGGAAGAGTTTACCTATTTCCACTGAAGCAAACGCCCACAGATTCGGACGTGGACCGTGTGAAACACATTTTCACGTTTTTCCCGATGAAGACGGAGTGACCCCATTCCGCGTTCAAAAGAACCGCGCAACTCGGTCACTCGAAGAGAAGTTctcaaaaaaacagacgagcGCTCACAAACCAAGCGCCTGCCGCATCTCCAACACTGTCGCCGAATTCACACTGGCGtgtatacagatatatgcgtacacacatacatgcatgtgtgtgtatgtgtgcatgccGGCAGTAATGTATGGCTCTTTGAGGAGAGTGTGAGAGAGTGTGCTGCTCAAAAAACAGTTTTGTTTCTGTGGTATTTCGGTTTCCCTGATTATGAAACTGTCGTAGGAATGCTCGCTCTCCTCCCCAAACTCCCTGCGTGTCTGTGGACGCTCGACTCTGCACTTTTCTGGGGACGGGGCGAGGCACTGCCGCTCTGCCTTGGCACTGCCTCTCGAcctgttttctgcgtctccaacGCACGAATCGTCTTCGGCAACGCTCGCCTCCTTTtttgcagaaacagagaagcgccGCGCAGCGAACCGGAACGCGCCGTCGCCGCGGCGTCCGGCGCCGCGCCGGGCGGAACCGCCTTGTCGGATGCGAGCCACGGAGAACCTGCTACTTGCCGTGGTCTCAAATCTGCATCGCTGCGTGAACCGCCGTCGAGATTGCCGAAATGCGTCGCGAACGGCGGATGTTCTCGCAGAGCGGCACCGGCCGCCGGCGAGTCTCTGCCCGACTCTGCTGTGCAGACTCCCGGTGCGCAGAGCTCCGGCGCATGACCGGCGGCACACGCCTCCGTCAGCAGCGGTGAGTTTTCCgggtctcgtttctcctcttcgatTTGCAGCGCCTGGCCTCGCTTCTTGACCAGCGACGGGGATACATTAGTCAGTTGGAGCCAGCGAAACGACCGCGCAAGTTCCTCCAGCTCGTCGCCTTCCGGATCGGCGAGTGCGGTTTTCGTCCAGACGCCATCTGAGCAGAACAGGCTCGTCTCAGGGCCGGCGTCCCGCTCTCCACACGCGCAAAAACTTTTgactgaagaagagcgactgACTTTCTCTACAAACAGGTGGAAACGCGGATCCGCGTACAGGCCCGTGGGTGCGGGCAGCCGGTCGTGAGCCGCATCCGCAGCTTCCATCATTTCCTTCGCAGAAGAAAAATGGCGTCTCGGAGTTTCGCGACTCGCACCTTCGcgacaagaaagaaaaccagCCTTTCTCTAGCCGCGACTCGCGATGCATCCGGACAACCAACCGGCGCGAACTGCGGCGACCCGCGCTGGTCCACACACGATTACAACGACTCCGCGAGCCTCACAGCTGCAAAGAGAAAGCTCCCGCTCTTCGCCGACTGCAGACGGACAGATCGCTTCTCTGCACGGCGTACAACGTCAGGGGCAAAACGCGGCGCCGTGGTCAGCGCGGAGCAGGTTGCTCGTTTTCGCGGAAACCGGCTGGTTTTCGACACACATACGCACACATCCGACCGCGTACGGCTGTCTTGACAACGTCCCCCAGACACGCGCTTTTGACGTCAGTTCGTAAGACACAAGAGGGTGCGTCACAAGAGATTTCTCGCGactctgctttctgtttcAGAAAAACGCCGCTCTGTCGAGAGCGAGAATCAGGGCGCTGACAAGATTGTGAAACATCTGCTTCCTCCACAAAGAACAGCCAGGACGGGAACCACTCGTTTGCACACTCTGTCAAATCTTCGGAATACGTGTACACACAAAAGTGAAGTCCGAATTCCGTAAGCCGCCGCCTTCGATTCAACCCAGTCACAGAACGAGCATTCTTGACTGTCGCACCGCCAGCCGCAGTCTACACAAGACACGACCCTGTGAGGCCCAATTAGCTCTCCATTATCTCCACCGCGTTGACCGGCAAGCAACCTTTTCAGCAGCCTTTATTCGCTTGCTTCTTGTTCCAACTTTTGCCTTGCACATCTCGCATTTTCGTAGGCAGAActcgggagaaaagaagacgataGCAGCCGTGCGGAGGATGTCAGTAGGTCCCGCACTCCGCCGAAGGGCCAGAGCAAACGGAGCGACAACTTTCGCT
Proteins encoded in this window:
- a CDS encoding hypothetical protein (encoded by transcript TGME49_250030); amino-acid sequence: MMEAADAAHDRLPAPTGLYADPRFHLFVEKVSRSSSVKSFCACGERDAGPETSLFCSDGVWTKTALADPEGDELEELARSFRWLQLTNVSPSLVKKRGQALQIEEEKRDPENSPLLTEACAAGHAPELCAPGVCTAESGRDSPAAGAALREHPPFATHFGNLDGGSRSDADLRPRQVAGSPWLASDKAVPPGAAPDAAATARSGSLRGASLFLQKRRRALPKTIRALETQKTGREAVPRQSGSASPRPQKSAESSVHRHAGSLGRRASIPTTVS